Proteins from a single region of Parasedimentitalea psychrophila:
- a CDS encoding bifunctional transcriptional activator/DNA repair enzyme AdaA codes for MMFDLPEFTTLYDALVARDERFDGRAYVGVTSTGIFCRLTCPARKPKPENCRFFGSVGACIDAGFRACKRCHPLAPMAAADPLVDRLLQALEARPGYRWSEDDIGAMGLDASTVRRSFKRHFGMTFLEMARQRRLRQGFTALSAGDPVIAAQIDAGFDSASAFRAAFARLIGQSPGQFNRDALLLADWIETPLGSMIAVSCRHALHLLEFIDRKALPRELARLQQSSNGGLGFGRPEPTAQVAEELGRFFSGDSACFATPLALNGTAFEQQVWGALQLIPAGETRSYSQLARDISRPSAARAVARANGANQLALIVPCHRVIAADGSLTGYGGGLWRKQRLIEIEQRYGDAK; via the coding sequence ATGATGTTTGATTTGCCAGAATTCACCACCCTGTATGACGCGCTGGTGGCGCGGGATGAACGCTTTGATGGGCGGGCCTATGTCGGGGTGACCTCGACGGGTATTTTCTGTCGGCTGACCTGCCCCGCGCGCAAGCCCAAGCCCGAGAACTGCCGGTTCTTTGGCTCGGTTGGGGCCTGTATCGACGCTGGCTTTCGGGCCTGCAAACGCTGTCACCCGCTGGCCCCGATGGCCGCTGCCGATCCCCTTGTTGATCGCTTGCTACAGGCGCTTGAGGCCCGTCCCGGATATCGCTGGTCTGAGGATGATATCGGCGCCATGGGTTTGGATGCCTCAACCGTGCGGCGCAGTTTCAAACGGCACTTTGGCATGACCTTTCTGGAAATGGCCCGCCAGCGCCGCCTGCGGCAGGGCTTCACGGCGCTGAGCGCCGGCGACCCGGTTATTGCGGCGCAGATTGACGCTGGTTTTGATTCCGCCAGTGCCTTTCGCGCCGCTTTTGCGCGGTTGATCGGGCAATCGCCGGGACAGTTCAACCGCGATGCCCTGCTGCTGGCCGATTGGATCGAGACGCCGCTGGGTTCGATGATCGCAGTCAGCTGTCGCCATGCGCTTCACTTGCTGGAATTCATCGACCGCAAGGCCCTGCCGCGAGAACTGGCCAGGCTGCAGCAAAGCAGCAACGGTGGCCTTGGCTTTGGTCGCCCGGAGCCAACCGCACAGGTGGCCGAAGAGCTGGGCCGGTTTTTCAGCGGGGATAGCGCGTGTTTCGCGACGCCACTGGCGCTGAATGGCACCGCATTTGAGCAGCAGGTCTGGGGCGCCCTGCAGCTTATTCCAGCCGGTGAGACCCGCAGCTATTCGCAACTGGCGCGCGACATTAGCCGACCCTCGGCGGCGCGGGCGGTGGCGCGGGCCAATGGTGCCAACCAGTTGGCGTTGATCGTACCCTGTCACCGGGTGATTGCGGCGGATGGATCGCTGACCGGATATGGTGGCGGATTGTGGCGCAAGCAGCGGTTGATAGAGATTGAGCAAAGATATGGAGACGCAAAGTGA
- a CDS encoding S41 family peptidase, with protein sequence MKKFAMAAVGGTLAGILATTYVAGPLLAQEDARAATVYEQLDLFGDIFERIRVQYVEEVDETELIEAAIGGMLASLDPHSSYLSPDDAMQMRVQTRGEFGGLGIEVTQEEGFVKVVSPMDGTPADEAGMEAGDFITHVDGESVLGLSLDEAVDMMRGPVGSEIIITVVREGEDEPFDVSIIRDTIKLTAVRARTEGSTVVLRISTFNDQTTPNLISGLREQIAEAGGIDKVNGVVLDLRNNPGGLLNQAIRVSDEFLESGEIVSTRGRNPEDGERFNATPGDLAEGLPIVVLINGGSASASEIVAGALQDHRRAIIVGTKSFGKGSVQTVMPLRGDGAMRLTTARYYTPSGRSIQALGVSPDIIVEQPRRRPNTEEDEAATARRMRSEADLRGSLNNDSLSEDEIRQIEEDRAKAEAAADLRDDDYQLAYAIDVLKGLSALAK encoded by the coding sequence ATGAAAAAGTTTGCGATGGCAGCTGTCGGCGGAACGCTGGCAGGAATCCTGGCGACCACCTATGTGGCGGGACCGCTGCTGGCACAGGAAGACGCCCGCGCGGCTACCGTGTATGAGCAGTTGGACCTGTTTGGTGACATTTTTGAGCGCATCCGCGTGCAATACGTGGAAGAGGTCGATGAGACCGAGCTGATCGAAGCGGCCATTGGCGGCATGTTGGCCTCGCTTGATCCGCACTCCAGCTATCTGTCGCCCGATGACGCGATGCAGATGCGGGTGCAGACGCGCGGCGAATTTGGCGGCTTGGGCATTGAGGTCACTCAGGAAGAGGGCTTTGTCAAAGTGGTGTCGCCGATGGATGGCACCCCGGCGGATGAGGCTGGCATGGAAGCCGGCGATTTCATCACCCACGTCGATGGCGAAAGCGTGCTGGGCCTGTCGCTGGATGAAGCGGTGGATATGATGCGTGGGCCGGTGGGCTCCGAGATCATCATCACCGTGGTGCGCGAAGGCGAGGACGAGCCGTTCGACGTGTCGATTATCCGCGACACCATCAAGCTGACAGCAGTGCGGGCGCGCACCGAGGGCTCGACCGTGGTGCTGCGGATTTCCACCTTCAACGATCAGACCACGCCGAACCTGATTTCCGGGTTGAGAGAACAGATTGCTGAGGCCGGCGGTATTGATAAGGTCAATGGCGTGGTGCTGGATCTGCGCAACAACCCGGGTGGGCTGCTGAACCAGGCAATCCGGGTCTCGGACGAGTTCCTGGAGAGCGGCGAAATCGTTTCGACACGGGGTCGCAACCCGGAAGACGGCGAACGGTTTAACGCCACGCCTGGCGATCTGGCCGAAGGCCTGCCAATTGTGGTGCTGATCAATGGCGGATCGGCTTCGGCCTCTGAAATCGTGGCCGGCGCCCTGCAGGACCATCGTCGCGCGATCATCGTCGGCACCAAGAGTTTTGGTAAGGGATCGGTGCAGACGGTGATGCCGCTGCGTGGAGACGGTGCCATGCGCCTGACCACAGCGCGCTATTACACCCCATCGGGCCGGTCGATCCAGGCGCTGGGTGTTTCGCCTGACATCATTGTCGAACAGCCACGCCGCAGGCCGAATACCGAAGAGGACGAGGCGGCAACCGCACGTCGTATGCGCTCGGAAGCGGATCTTCGCGGCAGCCTGAACAATGACAGCCTGTCCGAGGACGAAATCCGCCAGATCGAAGAAGATCGCGCCAAGGCTGAAGCTGCGGCTGATCTGCGGGATGACGATTATCAGCTGGCCTATGCCATTGATGTGCTGAAAGGGCTGTCAGCGCTGGCAAAATAA
- a CDS encoding murein hydrolase activator EnvC family protein, giving the protein MMRRAVFLLLCLLGQAAVAAEDPATAARAASTQLEAATLQLQAADSARDRVKALTETVRAYEAGLAAMRDGLRRVARREAQLVAQLQARQDEVADLLGILQTIETSAPPVLLLHPSGPLGAARSAMMLAEVTPGLHARVEVLKRDLEEVQTLRLLQQNAADTLQSGLAGVQRARAELSTAIADRTDLPRRFAYDPVRTSILIASTETLQGFASGLANIVEGEIAETSADISAQRGQVPLPVQGLVLRGFGAQDAAGISRPGLLIAARPRALVSSPTAATIRYRGPLLDLGNVVILEPQSDMLFVLSGLAEVFGEAGQVIPKGTPVGLMGGATPEIGAILSLSGDGAGTDRTETLYIEVRLDDTPVDPEIWFRTD; this is encoded by the coding sequence ATGATGCGGCGCGCGGTCTTTCTATTACTCTGCCTGCTGGGGCAAGCGGCTGTTGCCGCCGAGGATCCGGCCACTGCGGCCCGCGCGGCCAGCACGCAGCTGGAAGCGGCGACCCTGCAGTTGCAGGCGGCTGACAGCGCGCGCGACCGGGTTAAGGCGCTGACCGAAACCGTGCGCGCCTATGAGGCCGGTTTGGCTGCGATGCGGGATGGGTTGCGCCGGGTGGCGCGGCGCGAGGCACAGCTGGTTGCGCAATTGCAGGCGCGCCAGGATGAGGTGGCTGATCTGCTGGGGATTTTGCAGACCATCGAGACCTCGGCGCCGCCTGTGCTGCTGCTGCATCCTTCGGGGCCGCTGGGCGCTGCCCGTTCGGCGATGATGCTGGCCGAAGTCACCCCGGGACTGCATGCTCGTGTCGAGGTGTTGAAACGGGATCTGGAGGAGGTGCAGACCCTGCGCCTGCTGCAGCAAAACGCCGCCGACACCCTGCAGAGCGGTTTGGCAGGGGTGCAACGGGCGCGCGCCGAGCTGTCGACGGCGATTGCCGACCGCACCGACCTGCCGCGCCGGTTTGCCTATGATCCGGTGCGCACCTCGATCCTGATTGCCTCGACTGAAACCCTGCAGGGGTTTGCCAGTGGGCTTGCCAATATAGTTGAGGGTGAAATCGCCGAAACCAGTGCTGATATCAGCGCCCAGCGGGGCCAGGTGCCGCTGCCGGTGCAGGGCTTGGTGTTGCGCGGTTTCGGAGCTCAGGATGCGGCTGGTATTTCGCGCCCTGGCCTGTTGATCGCGGCGCGACCTCGGGCGCTGGTCTCCTCTCCCACCGCGGCAACCATCCGCTATCGCGGGCCGCTGCTGGATCTGGGCAATGTGGTGATTCTTGAACCGCAATCTGACATGTTGTTTGTGCTGTCGGGACTGGCCGAGGTTTTTGGCGAGGCGGGGCAAGTGATACCCAAGGGGACACCTGTCGGATTAATGGGTGGCGCAACACCGGAAATCGGTGCGATATTGTCACTAAGCGGTGATGGGGCTGGAACTGACCGGACAGAAACGCTCTATATAGAAGTTAGACTGGATGATACTCCCGTGGACCCTGAGATTTGGTTCCGTACCGACTAA
- the gpmI gene encoding 2,3-bisphosphoglycerate-independent phosphoglycerate mutase, whose translation MSTPKPVVLCILDGWGSGESKVANAPHLAQTPVFDVLMAQGPQARLITHGPDVGLPSGQMGNSEVGHTNIGAGRVVAMDLGQIDLAIEDGSFFENAALLAFIAKLQASGGAAHLMGLVSDGGVHGHISHILAAIKAITDAGVPVWLHAVTDGRDVAPKSALGYFDTLQAALPAGAEIATVTGRYYAMDRDNRWSRVRQAYTAMIKGGGRFVADAKAAVTLSYEQSETDEFISASVVGEYPGARDGDGFFCLNFRADRAREILAAIGQPRFEAFDTGRRPKLAALLGMVGYSDDHNSYMTVAYPKAVIVNTLGQWVAKQGLRQFRLAETEKYPHVTFFLNGGKEAPELGEDRFMPKSPDVATYDLQPEMSAPEVTAKFVEAIEAGYDLIVTNYANPDMVGHTGDLAAAIKACEAVDQGLGQVIAALRDAGGAMLVTADHGNCEVMVNPQTGEPHTAHTLNLVPLALVGGPPGARLRDGRLADLAPTLLELMGLDQPAEMTGESLLK comes from the coding sequence ATGTCCACGCCCAAACCCGTTGTTCTCTGTATTCTTGATGGCTGGGGCAGTGGCGAATCCAAAGTGGCCAATGCGCCGCATCTGGCGCAGACCCCTGTTTTTGATGTGTTGATGGCGCAGGGGCCGCAGGCGCGATTGATCACCCATGGTCCTGACGTTGGTCTGCCCAGTGGCCAGATGGGCAACTCGGAAGTGGGTCATACCAATATCGGCGCCGGTCGGGTGGTGGCGATGGATCTGGGGCAGATTGATCTGGCGATCGAGGATGGCTCATTTTTTGAAAACGCCGCTTTGCTGGCGTTTATCGCCAAGTTGCAGGCAAGCGGCGGTGCTGCGCATCTGATGGGGTTGGTGTCGGATGGTGGGGTGCATGGGCATATCAGTCATATTCTGGCGGCGATAAAGGCGATCACCGATGCGGGGGTGCCGGTCTGGTTGCATGCGGTGACCGATGGCCGCGATGTGGCGCCGAAATCGGCGCTTGGGTATTTTGACACACTGCAGGCGGCACTGCCTGCGGGGGCTGAAATTGCCACGGTCACCGGGCGCTATTATGCGATGGATCGTGACAACCGCTGGTCGCGGGTCCGTCAGGCCTATACGGCGATGATCAAGGGCGGCGGCCGTTTTGTGGCGGATGCCAAGGCGGCGGTGACGCTGTCTTATGAGCAGTCTGAAACAGATGAATTCATCTCGGCCTCGGTGGTGGGGGAGTACCCGGGGGCGCGGGACGGCGACGGGTTTTTCTGTCTCAACTTCCGCGCCGACCGCGCGCGTGAGATCCTGGCGGCGATTGGTCAGCCGAGGTTTGAGGCCTTTGACACCGGCAGGCGGCCGAAACTGGCGGCTTTATTGGGCATGGTGGGATATTCGGATGATCACAATAGCTACATGACCGTGGCCTATCCCAAGGCGGTGATCGTCAATACTCTGGGGCAATGGGTGGCCAAACAGGGGCTGCGTCAGTTCCGCCTGGCCGAGACCGAGAAATACCCGCATGTCACCTTTTTCCTGAACGGCGGCAAGGAAGCGCCCGAGCTGGGCGAAGACCGCTTTATGCCAAAATCACCCGATGTGGCGACCTATGATCTGCAGCCGGAAATGTCGGCCCCCGAAGTCACCGCCAAGTTTGTCGAGGCGATTGAGGCGGGTTATGATTTGATCGTAACCAATTACGCCAACCCCGATATGGTGGGGCATACCGGCGATCTGGCGGCGGCGATAAAGGCCTGCGAGGCGGTGGATCAGGGTCTGGGTCAGGTCATTGCGGCGCTGCGAGACGCTGGCGGTGCGATGCTGGTGACCGCGGATCACGGCAATTGCGAGGTGATGGTCAATCCGCAAACCGGTGAGCCGCATACCGCTCATACGTTGAACCTGGTGCCGCTGGCTCTGGTGGGCGGGCCGCCGGGGGCCAGATTGCGCGACGGACGTCTGGCCGATCTGGCGCCGACGCTGCTGGAGCTGATGGGGCTGGATCAGCCTGCGGAGATGACCGGTGAGAGCCTGCTGAAATGA
- a CDS encoding error-prone DNA polymerase, whose protein sequence is MFAEFANLSNFTFLTGASHPEEYVQRALALGIPALAIADENSVSGIVRAHTEARDIARRVRERLAWDKDHDPIGPPCPDGMVRPASFPIYDMPRLIPAAKLVFTDAPPVVALPKTRVGWGNLCRLISRGRLRAAKGGCTLHLCDLLQFSEGLHLLLVPQALRRQGGAGGWLPHMDGLTRCFGDRMHLLMAPAYDGADGAWFAQITAWATDLGIPTLASAAPRMHHGARRRLADVLSAIRLHIKVEALGRSALANGEQRLRSEAEMRRIFAGHEGAVDRAGVLAGQLTFSLDELRYEYPSEAADGEAPDERLRRLALEGLAWRYPAGVSAKVRAMLEHELTLIGKLRYEPYFLTVRDIVHFARGRGILCQGRGSAANSVVCYCLGVTSVSPEIGTMVFERFVSEARDEPPDIDVDFEHERREEVIQHIYDHYGRHRAGLCATVIHYRGKRAIREVGRAMGLSEDTISALSSQLWGFFSAKGLEAQRMAEIGLDASDLRLRQTMDLVYQIIGFPRHLSQHVGGFIITDGRLDELVPIENATMEGRTVICWDKDDIDALGILKVDVLSLGMLTCIRKAFELIQTHHRQSWSLASLPPEDPAVYDMLCKADSIGVFQVESRAQMNFLPRMQPRTFYDLVIEVAIIRPGPIQGDMVHPYIRRRNGEEPVSLPSDALGDVLRKTLGVPLFQEQAMQIAIVGAGFTPEQADRLRRSLATFKKHGNVSEFRALFLRGMARNGYETEFAERCFSQIEGFGSYGFPESHAASFALLVYASAWIKCHHPGIFACALLNAQPMGFYAPAQIVRDARQHGVEVQPICINASFWDNVMEPDGRGGLALRLGLRQIKGLREEDASWLTAARGNGYTEIDDVWRKAGLAPAVIERLAEADAFAGLGLRRREALWAAKAIASVKPLPLFARGLEGEAIDEPAAMLPRMSLGEEVVEDYVAMRLSLRAHPLALLRDHLTPQNPGPSAGREAAI, encoded by the coding sequence ATGTTTGCCGAATTTGCGAATCTCTCTAACTTTACCTTTCTCACCGGGGCGTCCCACCCGGAGGAGTATGTTCAGCGTGCGCTGGCGCTGGGGATCCCGGCGCTGGCGATTGCGGATGAGAACTCGGTTAGTGGTATCGTGCGCGCCCATACCGAGGCTCGCGATATTGCCCGTCGGGTGCGCGAGCGGCTGGCTTGGGATAAGGACCATGATCCGATTGGGCCGCCCTGTCCGGATGGCATGGTTCGGCCGGCCAGCTTTCCGATCTATGATATGCCACGGCTGATCCCGGCGGCAAAGCTGGTGTTCACCGATGCACCACCTGTCGTCGCCTTGCCGAAAACCCGTGTGGGCTGGGGCAACCTGTGCCGGCTGATCTCACGCGGGCGGCTAAGGGCGGCTAAGGGGGGCTGCACCCTGCACTTATGTGACCTGCTGCAGTTCTCCGAAGGCCTGCATCTGCTGCTGGTACCGCAAGCGCTGCGGCGGCAGGGCGGCGCGGGCGGGTGGTTGCCGCATATGGACGGTTTGACGCGCTGCTTTGGGGACCGGATGCATCTGTTGATGGCTCCGGCTTATGACGGCGCTGATGGCGCGTGGTTTGCACAGATTACGGCCTGGGCTACTGATTTGGGTATTCCCACGCTGGCCAGTGCTGCGCCGCGGATGCATCACGGGGCGCGGCGGCGGCTGGCGGATGTGCTGAGCGCGATCCGGTTGCATATCAAGGTCGAGGCATTGGGCCGCTCGGCGCTGGCCAATGGTGAACAGCGGCTGCGGTCCGAGGCTGAGATGCGGCGGATCTTTGCCGGTCATGAGGGCGCTGTGGACCGGGCCGGGGTGCTGGCAGGGCAGCTGACTTTTTCGCTGGATGAGCTGCGCTATGAGTATCCCAGCGAAGCGGCTGATGGTGAAGCTCCGGATGAGAGGCTGCGCCGTCTGGCGTTGGAGGGGCTGGCCTGGCGCTACCCGGCCGGGGTCAGTGCCAAAGTGCGGGCGATGCTGGAGCATGAGCTGACCCTGATCGGCAAGCTGCGCTATGAACCGTATTTCCTGACCGTGCGCGACATTGTGCATTTTGCCCGTGGCCGGGGCATCCTGTGTCAGGGGCGCGGCTCGGCGGCCAATTCGGTTGTTTGCTATTGTCTGGGGGTTACCTCGGTTTCCCCTGAGATCGGCACCATGGTGTTTGAGCGCTTTGTCTCCGAGGCCCGCGACGAGCCGCCCGACATCGACGTGGATTTTGAGCACGAGCGGCGCGAGGAGGTGATCCAGCATATCTATGACCACTACGGCCGCCACCGCGCCGGGCTCTGCGCCACGGTGATCCATTACCGAGGCAAACGGGCGATCCGCGAGGTGGGCCGCGCCATGGGGCTGAGCGAGGACACCATTTCGGCGCTCAGCTCGCAGCTTTGGGGATTTTTCAGCGCCAAGGGGCTGGAGGCGCAGCGGATGGCGGAAATCGGGCTGGATGCCAGCGATCTCCGTCTGCGCCAAACCATGGATCTGGTCTATCAGATCATCGGTTTTCCGCGTCATCTGTCGCAGCATGTGGGCGGCTTTATCATCACCGATGGTCGGCTGGACGAGCTGGTGCCGATTGAAAACGCCACCATGGAGGGGCGCACGGTGATCTGCTGGGATAAGGACGACATCGACGCGCTGGGCATTCTCAAGGTGGATGTGCTGAGCCTGGGCATGCTGACCTGTATCCGCAAGGCGTTTGAGCTGATCCAGACCCATCACCGCCAGAGCTGGAGTCTGGCCAGCCTGCCGCCCGAGGATCCGGCGGTTTATGATATGCTGTGCAAGGCGGACAGCATTGGGGTGTTTCAGGTGGAGAGCCGGGCGCAGATGAATTTCCTGCCTCGCATGCAGCCGCGGACATTCTATGATCTGGTGATCGAGGTGGCGATCATCCGGCCCGGACCCATTCAGGGCGATATGGTGCATCCCTATATCCGCCGCCGCAACGGTGAAGAGCCGGTGAGCCTGCCCTCGGATGCGCTGGGCGATGTGCTGCGCAAGACGCTGGGGGTGCCGCTGTTTCAGGAACAGGCGATGCAGATTGCCATTGTTGGTGCCGGCTTCACCCCGGAACAGGCCGACCGGTTGCGGCGCTCGCTGGCGACCTTCAAGAAACACGGCAATGTCAGCGAGTTCCGGGCGTTGTTCCTGCGCGGCATGGCGCGCAACGGGTATGAGACTGAGTTTGCCGAGCGTTGTTTCAGCCAGATTGAGGGTTTTGGTTCGTACGGATTTCCCGAAAGCCATGCCGCCAGTTTTGCGCTGCTGGTCTATGCCAGCGCCTGGATCAAGTGTCACCATCCCGGCATTTTTGCCTGCGCCCTGCTGAATGCGCAGCCGATGGGGTTTTATGCCCCGGCGCAGATCGTGCGCGATGCGCGGCAACACGGGGTCGAGGTGCAGCCGATCTGCATCAACGCCAGTTTCTGGGACAATGTGATGGAGCCGGACGGGCGCGGTGGGCTGGCGCTGCGGCTGGGGTTGCGCCAGATCAAGGGATTGCGGGAAGAGGACGCCAGCTGGCTGACCGCAGCCCGTGGCAATGGCTACACCGAGATTGACGATGTCTGGCGCAAGGCGGGGCTGGCCCCTGCGGTGATTGAGCGGCTGGCCGAGGCGGATGCTTTTGCCGGCCTAGGGCTGAGACGTCGCGAGGCGCTGTGGGCGGCCAAGGCGATTGCCTCGGTCAAGCCACTGCCGCTGTTTGCCCGAGGGCTGGAGGGGGAGGCGATAGATGAGCCTGCTGCGATGCTGCCGAGGATGTCGCTGGGGGAAGAAGTGGTGGAGGATTATGTTGCCATGCGATTGTCGCTCAGGGCGCATCCGCTGGCGTTGTTGCGGGATCACCTGACGCCGCAGAACCCTGGACCCAGCGCTGGGCGAGAGGCGGCGATTTGA
- a CDS encoding DUF1203 domain-containing protein: MTKITALPTDIVRTLQNGGLDTHGQLPEHTQSDGGGNPCRHCLNYIPQGAGMLILAHRPFPAAQPYAETGPIFLCADPCEQHKGDQMPEVFTHSPDYLIKGYSHDDRIVYGTGVVITKEQMMQQAEEILKDERVNYIHIRSSRNNCYQARVDRD; this comes from the coding sequence ATGACCAAAATCACTGCCCTGCCCACCGACATCGTCCGCACCCTGCAAAATGGTGGGCTTGATACCCACGGCCAGCTTCCTGAGCACACACAATCAGATGGCGGTGGAAACCCCTGTCGTCATTGCCTGAATTACATTCCCCAAGGTGCCGGAATGCTGATCCTGGCCCACCGCCCATTTCCTGCGGCGCAACCCTATGCGGAAACCGGCCCAATCTTTCTTTGCGCGGATCCATGCGAACAACACAAAGGGGACCAGATGCCCGAGGTATTCACCCACTCGCCTGACTATTTGATCAAAGGCTACAGTCACGATGACCGCATCGTCTATGGCACCGGAGTTGTCATCACCAAAGAACAGATGATGCAGCAGGCTGAAGAGATTCTAAAGGACGAGCGGGTGAACTACATTCACATCCGGTCATCCCGCAACAATTGCTATCAGGCACGGGTCGACCGGGACTAA
- a CDS encoding DUF6428 family protein, which yields MTDRLTTLNDMLKVLKTQDANLSLVFATAEGEIGGGYHVTELKQTSITSIDCGRNIDDWRETHVQLLDGQNGDHMSIGKFSSIAAQSIVKLHGLGDAPLYFEFALKNKGLRRYQVESLTSDGDQASILLSEGRAMCKPAAVGKMSAKSTECCGATNARTACCG from the coding sequence ATGACTGATAGACTGACAACGCTGAACGACATGCTGAAGGTGCTGAAAACCCAAGATGCGAACCTGTCGCTGGTGTTTGCGACCGCAGAGGGTGAGATCGGCGGTGGGTATCACGTAACCGAACTGAAACAGACCTCGATCACCAGTATTGATTGCGGCAGAAATATTGATGACTGGCGGGAAACACATGTTCAGTTACTGGATGGCCAAAACGGCGATCATATGAGTATCGGAAAGTTTTCCTCCATCGCAGCCCAGAGCATAGTCAAATTGCACGGCCTGGGCGACGCGCCATTGTATTTCGAATTCGCGTTGAAGAACAAAGGACTTCGCCGGTATCAGGTTGAATCTCTTACGTCTGATGGCGATCAGGCCAGCATATTGCTGAGCGAAGGCCGGGCCATGTGCAAACCCGCCGCAGTGGGGAAAATGTCCGCCAAATCGACAGAATGTTGCGGTGCAACCAACGCCAGAACGGCGTGTTGTGGCTAG
- a CDS encoding ArsR/SmtB family transcription factor: MNETQVIDALGALAQETRLRILRFLVTKGSDGASAGEIGEAVDAASSRASFHLSTLAKAGLVTAERKSRHIIYRVNFDAMGGMVGYLINDCCNNHQDVVACCGIPKDC, translated from the coding sequence ATGAATGAAACTCAAGTCATCGACGCCCTGGGCGCCCTTGCTCAGGAAACGCGGCTGCGTATTCTCAGGTTTTTGGTCACCAAGGGTAGCGATGGGGCCTCGGCCGGAGAGATCGGCGAGGCCGTTGACGCTGCATCGTCCAGAGCGTCGTTTCACCTGTCGACCCTTGCCAAGGCCGGGCTGGTCACAGCCGAACGCAAGTCACGCCATATCATCTACCGTGTCAATTTTGACGCCATGGGCGGCATGGTTGGTTATCTGATCAACGACTGCTGTAACAACCATCAGGATGTGGTGGCCTGTTGTGGGATACCCAAAGACTGCTAA
- a CDS encoding ABC transporter ATP-binding protein, with the protein MTQDAIRIEGLRKTYKGAKGQPEKQALKGIDLSIPRGSVFGLLGPNGAGKSTIINILAGLVLKTSGKVTIWGFDQDANPRQSRASIGVMPQELNLDPFFTPRGALEVQAGLYGVPKSERRSDEILAMIGLEDKAEAYARTLSGGMRRRLLLGKALVHHPNILVLDEPTAGVDIELRQMLWSNIRKLNEQGMTIILTTHYLEEAEEMCDEIAIINEGEVVARDSTKNLLGRLDAKTMVVHPDTAVSTLPQGAGIEAELRGDGAVVLRYGSNATSAEQVLAAVRAAGITIRDVKTEEADLEDVFLSLTSSRESW; encoded by the coding sequence ATGACACAGGATGCGATCCGGATTGAAGGTCTGCGCAAAACCTACAAGGGCGCCAAAGGGCAGCCCGAGAAACAGGCGCTCAAAGGTATCGACCTGAGCATTCCGCGTGGCTCGGTGTTTGGCCTGCTTGGCCCCAATGGTGCCGGCAAGTCGACGATAATCAATATTCTGGCCGGTCTGGTGCTGAAAACCTCGGGCAAGGTGACCATCTGGGGCTTTGATCAGGATGCCAATCCACGCCAGTCGCGCGCCTCGATCGGGGTGATGCCGCAGGAGTTGAATCTGGATCCGTTCTTTACCCCGCGCGGCGCGTTGGAGGTGCAGGCGGGTCTGTACGGAGTGCCCAAATCCGAGCGCCGCAGCGACGAGATCTTGGCGATGATCGGGCTGGAGGATAAGGCCGAGGCCTATGCCCGCACCCTGTCGGGTGGTATGCGGCGGCGGTTGTTGCTGGGCAAAGCGCTGGTGCATCACCCGAATATCCTGGTGCTGGACGAGCCCACCGCCGGTGTTGATATCGAGCTGCGCCAGATGTTGTGGAGCAATATCCGCAAGCTGAATGAACAGGGTATGACGATCATTCTGACCACTCATTACCTGGAAGAGGCCGAAGAGATGTGCGACGAGATCGCCATCATCAACGAGGGCGAGGTCGTGGCGCGCGACAGCACCAAAAACCTGCTCGGGCGATTGGATGCCAAGACGATGGTGGTGCATCCCGACACCGCGGTCTCGACCCTGCCGCAAGGCGCGGGGATCGAGGCGGAGCTGCGCGGTGATGGTGCCGTTGTGCTGCGCTATGGCAGCAACGCCACCAGCGCTGAACAGGTGCTGGCGGCGGTGCGGGCTGCCGGTATCACCATCCGGGATGTAAAAACGGAAGAGGCGGATCTGGAAGACGTGTTTCTGTCCCTGACCTCGTCCCGGGAATCTTGGTGA